From Heliomicrobium gestii, a single genomic window includes:
- a CDS encoding ThiF family adenylyltransferase, which produces MERYIKQIRFSPFGEAGQRRLDDSTVLIAGVGALGTHLANSLARAGVGKLVLVDRDFVELSNLQRQILYDEADVTAMIPKAVAAKARLQAINSEIEVEAVVADIHWANLPRLLEGVDLVLDGSDNFDLRYLLNDACVQAGIPWIYGGVTGAHGMAMVVRPGQGPCLRCLIPSPPPPGSVPTCDMAGILAPAIQMITAFQAVEAMKVLAGRAEELAGGLFSVDLWDNRYDLIDLSQARRDDCPACQRREFPFLSGREEMQATPLCGANAVQVTPARPAELDLEMMAGRLSGAGKVEITPYLLRFSSAEGEMVLFRDGRAMIRGTQDPVQAKAVYTRLIGA; this is translated from the coding sequence ATGGAACGCTACATCAAACAAATTCGCTTCAGCCCTTTCGGTGAAGCGGGGCAGCGGCGATTGGACGATTCGACGGTGCTGATCGCCGGCGTGGGCGCCCTGGGAACCCACTTGGCCAACAGCCTCGCCCGGGCCGGTGTGGGCAAGCTGGTCCTGGTCGATCGCGATTTTGTGGAGCTGTCGAACCTGCAGCGGCAGATTCTCTATGATGAGGCCGATGTGACGGCCATGATCCCGAAAGCGGTAGCGGCCAAAGCGAGGTTGCAGGCCATCAACAGCGAGATCGAGGTGGAGGCTGTCGTGGCCGACATTCACTGGGCTAACCTGCCCCGCCTGCTCGAAGGGGTGGATCTCGTTCTCGATGGCAGCGACAATTTCGACCTGCGCTACCTGCTCAACGACGCCTGTGTCCAGGCAGGCATCCCCTGGATCTACGGCGGCGTGACGGGGGCCCACGGGATGGCCATGGTCGTCCGGCCCGGACAGGGACCCTGCCTGCGCTGCCTGATCCCATCACCGCCGCCGCCCGGATCAGTCCCCACCTGTGACATGGCGGGCATCCTAGCGCCGGCGATCCAGATGATCACCGCCTTTCAGGCCGTCGAGGCGATGAAAGTGCTGGCGGGGCGGGCGGAAGAACTGGCAGGTGGACTTTTTTCCGTCGATCTCTGGGACAACCGCTATGACCTGATCGATCTGTCCCAGGCGCGCCGCGACGACTGTCCGGCCTGCCAGCGGAGGGAGTTTCCCTTTCTCTCTGGCCGGGAAGAGATGCAGGCGACCCCCCTCTGTGGCGCCAACGCCGTTCAAGTCACGCCGGCTCGGCCGGCCGAATTGGATCTGGAGATGATGGCGGGGCGGTTGTCCGGAGCGGGGAAGGTGGAGATCACCCCCTACCTGCTTCGCTTTTCCTCGGCCGAAGGGGAGATGGTGCTCTTCCGCGATGGCCGGGCGATGATCCGGGGAACCCAGGACCCGGTCCAGGCAAAAGCGGTCTACACGCGCCTGATCGGCGCCTGA
- a CDS encoding M28 family peptidase — translation MGIEKRDQQRLEDLTGRSGERQEAERPDAGDDDEAASPASRSISRRRVFIGALAAVTASLAGWFGSRQLNAEKPLPALAPAAGLPERRLDLARMRSHVAVLSQPDWQGRLAGGRGAVQAGEYVAQLWEKWGIQPKGEGGTYFQTFPVPSFSLINVNGRMRLAPQAGGGGTADNLIGYIPGRDPRLRNQVVALSAHYDHLGLWDGSLYPGANDNASGVAVLLEIACAAIQTPPQCSLAFFLFSGEEGGLIGSKYYVEHPTIPLEDMIGLINLDTVGNGEERDFICWLPDRLPWLGVLDETAKDAGVRLYPQDHGSHNSDHQSFVDKGVPAISVLSASWLEGNHTPQDGVAMIRPEKLARIADWSWRAMYSLAETAGKRGG, via the coding sequence TTGGGGATCGAAAAAAGGGATCAACAGCGGCTTGAAGACTTGACAGGGCGCAGCGGAGAGCGGCAGGAGGCAGAACGGCCTGATGCGGGGGACGATGATGAAGCAGCGTCCCCGGCCTCCCGGTCGATCAGCCGCCGCCGCGTCTTCATCGGCGCCCTGGCGGCGGTGACGGCCAGTCTGGCAGGCTGGTTTGGCAGTCGCCAACTGAATGCCGAAAAGCCCTTGCCTGCCCTTGCGCCGGCTGCAGGGCTGCCCGAACGGCGGCTCGACCTGGCGCGGATGCGCAGCCATGTGGCGGTGCTGTCCCAGCCGGATTGGCAGGGGCGTCTCGCCGGTGGACGCGGGGCGGTGCAGGCCGGCGAGTATGTGGCCCAACTGTGGGAAAAGTGGGGAATCCAGCCAAAAGGGGAAGGGGGAACCTATTTCCAAACCTTCCCCGTTCCGTCGTTTTCTTTGATCAATGTGAACGGGCGTATGCGGCTTGCGCCACAGGCAGGAGGCGGGGGAACGGCGGACAACCTGATCGGCTACATCCCCGGACGGGATCCTCGCCTGCGCAATCAGGTCGTGGCCCTGTCGGCCCACTACGACCATCTGGGCCTTTGGGACGGTTCGCTCTACCCCGGCGCCAACGACAACGCCTCCGGGGTGGCCGTGTTGCTGGAGATCGCCTGCGCCGCCATCCAGACACCACCGCAATGCAGTCTCGCTTTTTTCCTGTTTTCCGGCGAAGAGGGCGGTCTGATCGGGTCCAAATATTATGTGGAACATCCGACGATTCCCTTGGAGGATATGATCGGCCTGATCAACCTGGATACCGTCGGAAACGGGGAAGAGCGTGATTTTATCTGTTGGCTCCCCGACCGCCTTCCCTGGCTGGGCGTCCTCGATGAGACGGCCAAGGATGCCGGGGTGCGCCTCTATCCCCAGGATCACGGCAGCCACAACAGCGATCACCAATCCTTTGTCGATAAAGGGGTGCCGGCGATCTCTGTGCTGTCAGCCAGTTGGCTCGAGGGGAACCATACGCCCCAGGACGGCGTGGCCATGATCCGACCGGAGAAGCTGGCGCGGATTGCCGATTGGAGTTGGCGGGCCATGTACAGCTTGGCCGAGACGGCAGGGAAAAGGGGCGGATAA
- a CDS encoding 1,4-alpha-glucan branching protein domain-containing protein has product MTGKGCWALVLHAHLPYVRHPEKPEYMEERWLFEALTECYLPLTESWLRLRQEQVPFQVTFSVTPSLAAMLTDSLLQQRYLRYLDKMLTLAAQEQERTEGDKDFAPLAAMYREKLETCQRLFRDDWSGRITDAWRSLAESGHLDLWTSAATHAFLPYASEGSWRPQIRTGINQHKAIFGMAPHGFWLPECAYAPGVEKVLAQEGVCCFVVDNGTFQRALPEPASFYQPLQIGHQVSAFARDPETSHQVWDKKSGYPGDYDYREFYRDIGYDLPFATVAPYLDTDVPADTGFKYYRITGNTDHKEPYRPDWAMGKVNAHADNFVRNRCAQVEHLSKTMAEPPIVLSPYDAELFGHWWYEGPAFLEAVLRRMAAPDSLVVASTPRRYREAHGPGPAGRIAFSTWGEDGFGKVWLSEQNDWIYRHLHRAEKEMVALAQAFPVAEGETGRALNQAARELMLAQSSDWPFIMYTGTTVEYVTRRLNEHLRLFWSLARSLREGKVDEASLTEAQWKHPLFAEIDYHDYVRFNRPSAPAAPFVQTEPVWMLTWEYPPRVVGGLGRAVADLSKALVAQGVPVTVFTCAVPGCAERETVDGVTIIRLPVPGAPQEADFLDWVYRFNMALVSGVMAETAAGLPAVIHAHDWLVGLAAREIRKQTDIPLAVTIHATEHGRQRGLWNDLQRSIHRAEAELVAAADGLIACSDYMTREVSFLFDAPWNEICTIPNGVDPANVAPVPGEGKPLEAFCQPGEEIIFHVGRLVTEKGAPVLVEAMPSVLRRRPQARLIIAGKGPLLESLKGRAAALGVSERITFAGFVDDNTRNRLLTSAEAAVFPSLYEPFGIVALEAMAAGTPVIVGDAGGLGEIIRHGENGLKVPPGDAEALADAIVRVLADRDGAAAMVREALREVDEIYGWDTVAEQTVCLYRQATIKRLTAGAVTEAAS; this is encoded by the coding sequence ATGACCGGTAAAGGCTGCTGGGCGCTGGTGCTCCATGCGCACCTTCCCTATGTGAGGCATCCGGAAAAGCCGGAGTACATGGAGGAGCGCTGGCTCTTCGAGGCGCTGACCGAGTGTTATCTGCCGCTCACTGAATCGTGGCTGCGCCTTCGCCAAGAACAGGTGCCTTTCCAGGTCACCTTCTCGGTGACCCCATCGCTGGCGGCCATGCTGACCGACAGTCTACTGCAGCAGCGCTACCTGCGCTATTTAGACAAGATGCTCACCCTGGCCGCCCAAGAACAAGAACGAACCGAAGGCGACAAGGACTTTGCGCCTCTGGCCGCCATGTATCGGGAAAAACTCGAGACCTGCCAGCGCCTCTTTCGCGATGATTGGAGCGGCCGGATCACCGACGCCTGGCGCTCGCTGGCCGAATCGGGCCATCTCGACCTCTGGACCTCGGCGGCCACCCACGCCTTTTTGCCTTATGCGTCGGAAGGGAGTTGGCGGCCTCAGATCCGGACGGGGATTAACCAGCACAAAGCCATCTTCGGCATGGCCCCCCACGGCTTCTGGCTGCCTGAATGCGCCTACGCCCCCGGGGTGGAAAAAGTGCTCGCCCAGGAGGGGGTCTGCTGTTTTGTCGTCGACAACGGCACCTTCCAGCGGGCGCTGCCCGAACCGGCCAGCTTCTACCAGCCGCTCCAGATCGGTCATCAGGTTTCGGCCTTCGCCCGCGATCCCGAGACGTCCCATCAGGTCTGGGACAAAAAAAGCGGCTATCCCGGCGATTACGACTACCGCGAATTTTACCGCGACATCGGCTATGACCTGCCCTTTGCGACGGTCGCGCCTTACCTGGATACGGACGTGCCCGCCGATACGGGCTTCAAGTATTACCGCATCACCGGAAATACTGATCACAAGGAACCCTACCGGCCCGACTGGGCCATGGGCAAGGTGAATGCCCACGCCGATAACTTTGTCCGCAACCGCTGCGCCCAGGTGGAACACCTGAGCAAGACGATGGCGGAACCGCCCATCGTGCTGTCGCCTTATGACGCGGAACTCTTCGGCCACTGGTGGTATGAGGGCCCTGCTTTTCTCGAAGCGGTGCTGCGCCGGATGGCCGCGCCCGATTCCCTTGTCGTCGCTTCGACGCCGCGACGCTACCGGGAGGCCCATGGCCCCGGGCCGGCGGGCCGCATCGCTTTCAGCACCTGGGGCGAGGATGGCTTCGGCAAAGTCTGGTTGAGCGAACAGAACGACTGGATCTACCGGCACCTGCACCGGGCGGAAAAAGAGATGGTCGCCCTGGCCCAGGCCTTCCCTGTGGCCGAAGGCGAGACGGGACGCGCCCTGAACCAGGCGGCGCGGGAACTGATGCTGGCCCAGTCCAGCGACTGGCCCTTTATCATGTACACGGGAACGACGGTGGAATACGTCACCCGCCGTTTGAACGAGCATCTGCGGCTCTTCTGGTCGTTGGCCCGCTCCTTGCGCGAAGGCAAGGTCGACGAGGCGTCCCTCACTGAGGCGCAATGGAAGCACCCCCTCTTCGCCGAAATCGATTATCACGATTATGTCCGCTTCAATCGCCCCTCCGCCCCGGCGGCGCCTTTTGTCCAGACCGAACCGGTCTGGATGTTGACCTGGGAATACCCGCCCCGCGTGGTGGGCGGTCTGGGACGGGCTGTGGCCGATCTGAGCAAGGCCCTCGTCGCCCAGGGCGTTCCGGTGACGGTGTTCACCTGCGCCGTCCCCGGCTGCGCCGAACGGGAGACCGTTGACGGCGTCACGATCATCCGCCTGCCTGTGCCTGGCGCGCCTCAGGAAGCCGATTTCCTCGATTGGGTCTACCGTTTCAATATGGCCCTAGTCTCCGGCGTGATGGCGGAAACCGCTGCCGGCCTGCCCGCTGTCATCCATGCCCATGATTGGCTGGTCGGCCTGGCGGCCCGGGAAATCCGCAAACAAACGGACATCCCCCTGGCGGTGACGATCCATGCGACCGAGCATGGCCGCCAGCGCGGCCTCTGGAACGACCTGCAGCGCAGCATCCACCGGGCGGAGGCGGAACTGGTGGCCGCCGCCGACGGGCTGATCGCCTGCTCTGATTACATGACCCGTGAGGTGTCCTTCCTCTTTGACGCCCCCTGGAACGAGATCTGCACCATCCCCAACGGCGTCGATCCGGCCAACGTGGCGCCCGTTCCCGGTGAGGGCAAGCCCCTGGAGGCCTTTTGTCAGCCCGGTGAAGAGATCATCTTCCATGTCGGGCGTCTGGTGACGGAAAAAGGCGCTCCGGTCTTGGTCGAGGCCATGCCGTCGGTGCTGCGCCGTCGCCCCCAGGCGCGCCTGATCATCGCCGGCAAAGGCCCCTTATTGGAGTCGTTGAAGGGACGGGCGGCGGCGCTGGGCGTGAGCGAGCGGATCACCTTCGCTGGTTTTGTCGATGACAACACCCGCAACCGTCTGCTCACGTCTGCTGAGGCGGCTGTCTTCCCCAGTCTCTATGAGCCTTTTGGCATTGTGGCGCTGGAAGCGATGGCGGCGGGAACGCCGGTTATCGTCGGCGATGCCGGCGGGCTCGGCGAGATCATCCGCCACGGAGAAAACGGTCTCAAAGTCCCCCCCGGTGATGCCGAGGCGCTGGCCGATGCGATCGTCCGGGTGCTGGCCGACCGTGACGGCGCAGCGGCGATGGTTCGAGAGGCCTTGCGGGAAGTGGACGAGATCTACGGTTGGGATACCGTGGCCGAGCAAACGGTCTGCCTGTATAGGCAGGCGACGATCAAGCGGTTGACCGCCGGCGCCGTCACCGAGGCGGCCAGTTAG
- a CDS encoding DUF4912 domain-containing protein, producing MATSLPERYDEDYIGVLVRDPYHIFIYWELTEAMRIRVLHNWGLGPDTPCRLRLEREEGNRWVTEYLAELPPGTENWYINGMASGECYRAQIGVLTPAGQFIVILASTTIHVPPSGQAKGRPGRAMAISGGIRPVALEDLADRLNIEAGEATVSSFSLYQGESERGPSHDR from the coding sequence ATGGCCACGAGTCTGCCGGAGCGGTATGACGAGGATTATATTGGTGTGCTGGTCCGCGATCCCTACCACATCTTCATCTACTGGGAATTGACAGAAGCGATGCGCATACGAGTTTTACATAATTGGGGTCTTGGTCCCGATACGCCTTGCCGCCTGCGGCTGGAGCGGGAGGAGGGCAACCGATGGGTGACGGAGTACCTGGCAGAACTGCCGCCTGGCACTGAAAATTGGTACATCAACGGCATGGCCTCCGGGGAGTGCTATCGCGCCCAAATCGGCGTGCTTACCCCTGCCGGACAGTTCATCGTCATCTTGGCCTCGACGACGATCCATGTGCCGCCTTCCGGGCAGGCGAAGGGCCGGCCTGGCCGCGCCATGGCCATCTCCGGCGGGATCCGGCCCGTCGCCCTGGAAGACCTGGCCGATCGGTTGAACATCGAAGCGGGCGAGGCGACCGTAAGCTCCTTCTCGCTCTATCAGGGAGAAAGCGAAAGGGGGCCGTCTCATGACCGGTAA
- a CDS encoding Fur family transcriptional regulator → MGAIGPRMTRQKSLVLEIVQGTTCHPTADWVYQEARQQIPDISLGTVYRNLNALVQQGLIREMTYAGASSRYDGNVENHCHFICENCQGVFDIFIEPPEPWVRQAEENSGHDIKGHRIEFFGRCAECRKAVSM, encoded by the coding sequence ATGGGCGCCATCGGACCACGTATGACACGACAAAAATCGCTCGTTTTAGAAATCGTTCAAGGCACGACCTGTCATCCTACCGCCGATTGGGTCTACCAAGAGGCGCGCCAGCAGATCCCCGACATCAGCCTCGGTACGGTGTACCGCAACCTGAACGCGCTGGTTCAACAAGGCCTGATCCGGGAGATGACCTATGCCGGCGCCAGTTCCCGCTATGACGGCAACGTGGAGAACCACTGCCATTTTATCTGCGAGAACTGCCAGGGCGTCTTTGACATCTTCATCGAACCGCCGGAGCCATGGGTTCGGCAGGCCGAGGAGAACAGCGGCCATGATATCAAGGGGCACCGGATCGAATTTTTCGGCCGCTGCGCCGAGTGCCGTAAAGCGGTCAGCATGTGA
- a CDS encoding DUF362 domain-containing protein, whose translation MAKVYFVSPRAKAGKGLVDKLRRLIKAAGTVDGVEKGELVAIKMHFGERGNTATIRPPFVGAVVDEVRRKEARPFLTDSNTLYRGSRSNAVDHMDTAMENGYSYATVKAPVIIADGLNGKEYRNVPIEGKRLKEAKIAAIPLDADGMIVLSHFKGHEMTGFGGAIKNLAMGLASRSGKLVQHQDVKPEVNDKCKVCGKCVHWCPVDAISLGERAVIAGERCIGCGECTVTCPHKAIAVNWNTDVGLLQEKMAEYAYAAVKEKREKGKVTFINFVLDVSPECDCCSWSDAPIVPDIGILASDDPVALDQACYDLVNQAPGLRDGRLGDAGQGEPHAGVDKFRIVHPSVDGAIQLRHAEEMGLGSRTYELVRLGE comes from the coding sequence ATGGCAAAGGTGTATTTCGTCTCGCCGAGAGCGAAAGCGGGCAAAGGGCTCGTGGACAAGCTGCGCCGGCTGATCAAGGCGGCGGGAACGGTCGACGGTGTGGAAAAAGGCGAACTGGTGGCCATCAAGATGCATTTTGGGGAACGGGGCAACACAGCCACGATCCGGCCGCCCTTCGTCGGCGCCGTCGTCGACGAGGTGCGGCGCAAGGAGGCGCGCCCCTTTTTGACCGATTCGAACACCCTCTACCGGGGATCCCGTTCGAACGCCGTCGACCATATGGACACGGCCATGGAGAACGGCTATTCCTATGCGACGGTGAAGGCGCCGGTCATCATCGCCGACGGGTTGAACGGGAAAGAGTACCGCAACGTTCCCATCGAGGGGAAGCGTCTCAAGGAGGCCAAGATCGCCGCCATTCCCCTTGACGCCGATGGGATGATCGTGCTGAGTCACTTCAAGGGCCATGAGATGACCGGCTTCGGCGGAGCGATCAAGAACCTGGCCATGGGCTTGGCTTCCCGCTCCGGCAAACTGGTTCAGCATCAAGACGTAAAGCCTGAAGTCAATGACAAGTGCAAGGTCTGCGGCAAATGCGTCCACTGGTGCCCTGTCGACGCCATCTCCCTGGGGGAGAGGGCCGTCATCGCCGGTGAGCGCTGCATCGGTTGCGGCGAGTGCACCGTCACCTGTCCCCACAAGGCCATCGCCGTCAATTGGAACACCGATGTGGGATTGTTGCAGGAAAAGATGGCCGAATACGCCTACGCTGCAGTGAAGGAGAAGCGGGAAAAGGGCAAAGTGACCTTCATCAACTTCGTCCTTGATGTGTCTCCCGAGTGTGACTGCTGTTCATGGAGCGACGCCCCCATTGTTCCCGACATCGGCATCTTGGCCTCGGACGATCCCGTCGCCTTGGACCAAGCCTGCTACGATCTGGTCAATCAGGCGCCGGGGTTGCGCGACGGCCGCCTCGGCGACGCCGGGCAAGGGGAACCGCATGCGGGCGTCGACAAGTTCCGCATCGTTCATCCTTCTGTCGATGGCGCCATCCAACTCCGTCACGCCGAGGAGATGGGCCTGGGCAGCCGGACCTATGAGTTAGTGCGGTTGGGCGAGTAA
- a CDS encoding RCKP-type rubredoxin-like domain-containing protein, translating into MAIYKCAKCGEVIDKRCKPGKCPKCGAPKDELIKQEGQASGGNCCG; encoded by the coding sequence ATGGCGATTTACAAGTGCGCCAAATGTGGCGAGGTTATTGACAAGCGTTGCAAGCCCGGCAAGTGCCCCAAGTGCGGCGCTCCCAAAGATGAACTGATCAAACAAGAGGGCCAGGCGTCCGGCGGGAATTGCTGCGGTTGA
- the bshA gene encoding N-acetyl-alpha-D-glucosaminyl L-malate synthase BshA, producing MNIGIVCYPSYGGSGVVASELARQLGRRGHRVHVFSYETPFRLAHFEANVFFHEVEAPDYPLFRFPPYLLALAAKIVEVAREADLQVIHAHYAVPHTAAAYLAKQMLAGERRLPVLTTMHGTDITLVGSDPQFYEVTRFSLEASDGVTAVSRSLAEESAETFRLSRLPRVIPNFVDADEYRPRKNPSLRGCFSRPGEKILLHISNMRPVKRVEDVIRIFARVHEQVPSRLLLAGDGPDRLAAAHLAETLGLQERVCFLGRQDNVAEIFPLADLFLLPSAKESFGLVALEAMACQVPVIASDAGGLPEVIEQGVTGYLAPVGDVETMARYAVRLLSDEQAYAAMARQARERAVQRFHTDPIVDAYEAYYGEILNTP from the coding sequence ATGAACATCGGCATCGTCTGTTATCCTTCCTACGGCGGCAGCGGCGTTGTCGCCTCGGAGTTGGCCCGCCAACTGGGCCGGCGGGGCCACCGCGTCCACGTCTTTTCCTATGAAACGCCCTTTCGCCTGGCCCACTTTGAGGCGAATGTCTTCTTTCATGAGGTGGAGGCGCCGGATTACCCGCTCTTTCGCTTCCCGCCCTACCTGCTGGCGCTGGCCGCCAAGATCGTTGAAGTGGCCCGTGAGGCCGACCTGCAGGTCATTCACGCCCACTACGCCGTCCCTCACACGGCGGCGGCCTATCTGGCCAAACAGATGCTGGCCGGTGAGCGTCGCCTGCCGGTGCTGACGACGATGCATGGCACCGACATCACCCTTGTCGGCAGCGATCCCCAGTTTTATGAAGTCACCCGTTTTTCCCTGGAGGCGAGCGACGGCGTGACGGCTGTGTCGCGAAGCCTGGCTGAGGAGTCGGCAGAGACCTTCCGGTTGAGCCGCCTTCCCCGGGTGATCCCCAACTTCGTTGACGCCGACGAGTACCGTCCGCGAAAGAACCCATCCCTGCGCGGCTGCTTCTCCCGGCCGGGCGAAAAGATCCTCTTGCATATCTCCAATATGCGTCCCGTTAAGCGAGTCGAGGATGTGATCCGCATCTTTGCCCGGGTTCACGAGCAGGTTCCGTCGCGGTTGCTCCTGGCCGGAGACGGCCCTGACCGCTTGGCGGCGGCCCATCTGGCAGAAACACTGGGCTTGCAGGAGCGCGTCTGTTTTCTCGGTCGCCAGGACAACGTGGCGGAGATCTTTCCGTTGGCCGATCTGTTCTTATTGCCGTCGGCCAAGGAATCTTTCGGTCTCGTGGCCCTGGAGGCGATGGCCTGTCAGGTGCCGGTCATCGCCAGCGATGCGGGCGGTCTGCCCGAGGTGATCGAGCAGGGCGTTACCGGCTACCTGGCGCCGGTGGGCGACGTGGAAACGATGGCCCGCTACGCCGTCCGGCTGCTCTCCGATGAGCAAGCATACGCCGCCATGGCGCGGCAGGCCCGCGAAAGGGCGGTGCAGCGTTTCCACACCGATCCGATCGTCGATGCATATGAGGCCTATTACGGGGAAATCTTGAATACGCCTTGA
- the bshB1 gene encoding bacillithiol biosynthesis deacetylase BshB1 translates to MENHGNQRAPEEMAPADVLVIGAHPDDVELGVGGTVALAANQGLQVVIVDLTEGEMASSGTVVARRAEAKEAAEVLGVRERINCRWEDGGLSDPAQWRRRVEELALLLRRYRPRLALAPQGPDRHPDHEAAGRLAREALFYSGLKKFGDPELAPWRPKRFLAYRINGALDGLSAYSVDVSAVYDRKQAALACFQSQFFREQRETRQALNVPDLPALLEARDRYLGGMIGTAYAEPLYPDGPIRIGRLDALWE, encoded by the coding sequence GTGGAGAACCATGGGAACCAAAGGGCGCCCGAAGAGATGGCGCCGGCCGATGTGCTGGTCATCGGCGCCCATCCGGACGATGTGGAACTGGGTGTTGGCGGCACCGTTGCGCTGGCCGCCAACCAGGGATTGCAGGTGGTCATCGTCGATTTGACGGAAGGGGAGATGGCGTCGAGCGGAACCGTCGTGGCGCGGCGCGCCGAGGCCAAGGAGGCGGCGGAGGTCCTCGGCGTCCGGGAACGGATCAACTGTCGTTGGGAAGACGGCGGCCTCAGCGATCCGGCGCAGTGGCGGCGGCGGGTGGAAGAGCTGGCGCTTTTGCTGCGCCGCTACCGCCCCCGGTTGGCGCTGGCGCCGCAGGGGCCTGACCGCCATCCCGACCATGAGGCGGCAGGACGTCTGGCTCGGGAAGCCCTCTTTTACAGCGGCCTGAAAAAATTCGGCGACCCGGAGCTGGCGCCCTGGCGACCGAAGCGCTTCTTGGCCTACCGCATCAACGGCGCCCTTGACGGCCTGTCTGCCTATAGCGTCGATGTGAGCGCCGTCTATGACCGGAAGCAGGCGGCCCTCGCCTGTTTCCAAAGCCAGTTTTTCCGGGAACAGCGGGAAACCCGCCAGGCCTTGAACGTGCCCGACCTTCCCGCCCTTTTGGAGGCGCGCGATCGCTACCTGGGCGGGATGATCGGAACGGCCTATGCGGAACCCCTGTACCCGGATGGCCCCATCCGGATCGGGCGCCTCGACGCCTTATGGGAGTGA
- a CDS encoding M55 family metallopeptidase, protein MRVYISADLEGVAGVVSPGQLMSGPAYEEACRWMTAEVTAAVRGAQRAGALQVMVNDAHESMTNLRLEELPPGVEVISGKPKALGMMCAIDEGWDLAFLLGCHARQGSGGLLSHSYSAATIARLRLNGCEVGEVGFNAALAGGCHVPVGLVTGDAAAAAEALELFPAIRTVAVKWACGRQSARTLTPGEACRRIEAAAAEAVAATVAKKANDAGVASTAGAPSGTRDVIPAGAIASWPPQPPYTLEVEFTSPVMADAVAYMPMTRREGPCRIVMEQAELPALFRAFQAMLTIAGAVAP, encoded by the coding sequence GTGCGTGTCTACATATCGGCTGATCTGGAAGGGGTGGCCGGCGTCGTATCGCCGGGTCAATTGATGTCCGGACCGGCTTATGAGGAGGCTTGCCGCTGGATGACGGCGGAGGTGACCGCGGCCGTCCGGGGCGCCCAACGGGCCGGCGCCCTTCAGGTGATGGTGAATGACGCCCACGAGTCGATGACCAACCTGCGCTTGGAGGAATTGCCCCCTGGCGTTGAGGTGATCAGCGGCAAGCCGAAGGCGCTGGGCATGATGTGCGCCATCGACGAGGGGTGGGATCTGGCGTTTTTGCTCGGATGCCATGCCCGGCAGGGAAGCGGCGGCCTGTTGAGCCACTCCTACAGCGCCGCGACGATTGCCCGGTTGCGCTTGAACGGGTGCGAGGTGGGTGAAGTGGGCTTCAACGCCGCCCTTGCCGGTGGCTGTCATGTGCCGGTGGGGCTTGTCACCGGCGATGCGGCGGCGGCAGCCGAGGCGTTGGAACTGTTTCCGGCCATTCGGACGGTGGCGGTGAAGTGGGCCTGCGGACGCCAGTCGGCTCGCACACTGACGCCCGGCGAGGCCTGCCGGCGCATCGAAGCGGCGGCGGCGGAAGCGGTGGCGGCGACGGTGGCGAAAAAGGCAAACGACGCAGGTGTTGCATCAACGGCAGGAGCCCCTTCAGGCACAAGGGACGTGATTCCCGCCGGCGCGATTGCTTCCTGGCCGCCGCAGCCACCCTATACGCTGGAGGTGGAGTTCACTTCGCCCGTCATGGCCGATGCCGTCGCCTACATGCCCATGACCCGCCGTGAGGGTCCCTGCCGGATCGTGATGGAACAGGCGGAACTGCCGGCGCTGTTTCGGGCCTTTCAGGCGATGTTGACGATCGCCGGGGCCGTGGCGCCCTGA